In one window of Paraflavitalea soli DNA:
- a CDS encoding DUF1501 domain-containing protein, with protein MKKEILEHGLSYNRRKFLSRLSLGIGSVALGSLLIPDLFGKDPEEAIIAGLPRFAPKAKRIIYLFQNGAPSQLDLFDYKPLLQKMHGQDLPASIRMGQRLTGMTSGQEHFPLAGSIFRFDEYGRARAHISELLPYTAGVVDDLCIIKTLYTEAINHDPALTFFQTGAQVGNRPSMGAWLSYGLGSENKNLPAFCVLLSKGKGNGQGVYGKLWTNGFLDSMHQGVQFSSGENPVLYLNNPESMDKADRRKMLDKVAELNEASYQEFGDPEIKAKIQQYEMAFRMQTAVPEITDMNKEPESIIKLYGPDCLVPGSYAANCLLARKLSESGVRFVQLYHQGWDAHDNLPGQIKGQCKDVDQASAALITDLKQRGLLDETLVIWGGEFGRTNYCQGNLTKDNYGRDHHPRCFTVWMAGGGVKPGVYGETDEFGYNIASNPVHVHDFHATILNLMGLNHEQLVFKHLGRRYRLTDVAGNVVKDLIA; from the coding sequence ATGAAAAAAGAAATACTGGAACATGGACTCAGCTACAACCGCCGCAAGTTCCTGTCCAGGCTCAGTCTTGGCATAGGTAGCGTGGCCCTGGGGTCATTATTGATACCAGACCTTTTTGGTAAAGATCCTGAAGAGGCCATCATAGCAGGCCTCCCCCGTTTTGCACCCAAAGCAAAACGCATCATCTACCTGTTCCAGAATGGCGCTCCATCTCAATTGGACCTGTTCGATTACAAGCCCCTCCTCCAAAAGATGCATGGCCAGGACCTCCCGGCAAGCATCCGTATGGGCCAGCGCCTGACAGGCATGACCAGCGGCCAGGAGCATTTTCCACTGGCAGGTTCCATCTTCCGGTTTGACGAGTACGGACGGGCAAGAGCGCATATCAGTGAATTACTCCCTTATACAGCAGGGGTGGTAGACGATCTCTGTATCATCAAGACATTGTATACCGAGGCCATCAACCACGATCCCGCACTCACCTTTTTTCAAACAGGTGCACAGGTGGGCAACAGGCCCAGCATGGGCGCCTGGTTGAGTTATGGATTGGGCAGCGAGAATAAGAACCTGCCGGCATTCTGTGTGCTCCTGTCCAAAGGCAAGGGCAATGGTCAGGGTGTTTATGGAAAACTGTGGACCAATGGTTTCCTCGATTCCATGCACCAGGGTGTACAGTTCAGCAGTGGCGAGAATCCCGTGCTCTACCTCAACAATCCCGAGAGCATGGACAAGGCCGACAGGCGAAAGATGCTGGATAAAGTAGCCGAGCTCAATGAAGCGTCTTACCAGGAGTTTGGTGATCCTGAAATAAAGGCCAAGATCCAGCAATATGAAATGGCCTTTCGCATGCAGACCGCTGTGCCCGAAATTACCGACATGAACAAAGAGCCCGAATCCATCATCAAGCTCTACGGCCCTGATTGCCTGGTGCCCGGCTCCTATGCCGCCAATTGTCTGCTGGCCCGCAAGTTGAGTGAAAGTGGCGTTCGCTTTGTACAATTGTACCACCAGGGTTGGGATGCACACGATAACCTGCCCGGACAGATAAAAGGACAATGCAAGGATGTGGACCAGGCCAGTGCCGCCCTGATTACTGACCTCAAGCAGCGTGGTCTGCTCGATGAGACCCTGGTCATTTGGGGAGGCGAGTTTGGCCGTACCAACTACTGCCAGGGCAACCTGACCAAAGACAATTATGGCAGGGACCACCACCCCCGTTGTTTCACCGTGTGGATGGCTGGTGGCGGCGTGAAGCCCGGCGTGTATGGCGAAACCGATGAATTTGGTTACAACATAGCCAGCAATCCCGTGCATGTGCACGACTTCCATGCCACCATTTTGAACCTGATGGGCCTCAACCATGAGCAACTTGTTTTCAAGCACCTTGGCCGCCGCTATCGCCTCACCGATGTCGCCGGCAATGTGGTCAAAGACCTGATTGCGTAA